Within the Setaria viridis chromosome 3, Setaria_viridis_v4.0, whole genome shotgun sequence genome, the region TCGAACGCAAAAACATATGTCAGAAGAGTTGAGATCGAGCCCAATCATAGAGCAGCAGAATCGAATGAAATACAACAGAAAACAGAGTCAAAAGCGGGGATGAGAGAGACGCCGTACTTCTTAGCGACCTCTCCGGTGGGCTTGGCGGCGGAGCCATCGACCGTcttgtcgtcgtcctcctcgtagTCCAGGAGCTCCTCCTCGTAGACGTCGTTCTCCTTGGCCTCTCCCATCCTGACAAGAAGCGAAAAAACATCCACGAATCAGCGTCGCAAACCCTAGAAACAGAGGAGCGCACTACAGATCTCGCGATTCGCAGGCACCCAGAAGGTCAAATTCAAACGAGACAAGGGAATCTGATACTCACATGTATGGATCTAGCGAGCGGAGCTGTGGAACGGGGGGGGATTGGAGCAGCGGCGGCTGCAAAGAAAGAATTGGATTAGAGGGGTTCTGGGTTTtggggtgggggagggaggcgaCGCCTCGGCGAGAGGATAGGGTTGAGTACCAGCTGCAGCTGCGGTATGGGAGAGATTTGGGGGCTAGGGTTTCCTCGATTTGGGAGGGCCAAAGGGTTTCGACGACGACGCAATGATACTCTCACCCGCGGCAGCGCAATTTATATCCGGCGCGGATATGGAGGAGAGGTTGTAACGGGCCTTGTTCGACCCGGCTGGCCGAGCCGAAAAAAAGGAAGGATTGATCACATCCCCGGCCCGATGATGCTTTTTACTGGTGGGCTATGAGGGCCCATATATATAGAAAGCCCATGGATGGGTTCCGTCCGGTCCGGTCCATttcgccgccgctccctgccCTTGCCGGCTGCGCCCCCTCTTCCTCTctggcctctctctctctctctctctctctctctctctccccctcaccttccctcttctcttcccCTACCCGACTACCACTCCACCCCACTGCTCCACCACGCCTCTTGCCACCACCGGGGCCGGTGGCTTCtgccctccgccccgccgcggccgcggccgcactTCCGCCGCGGCTCGGCACGCCCTCCCCTGCCCTGCTCCCGGCCCCGGCACGGGGAGATCAGATTGCCCAAGGGGAAAGGGGATTGGAGAACGAGCGCAGATGGGGGGCTtgcccaaggaggaggaggaggaagatgcgtCCGAGCCGGAGGGGGCTCCGGAGGTCGATGTCTCAGCGGAGGGGACCCTAGTCTGGCTGCGCCGCCCCAACGGCTCCTGGTGGCCCAGCATCGTCATCTCGCCGGAAGACGTTCCCAGCGCCTGCACCGCTCCGCCACGCTGCGGCGCCACCCCCATCATGCTCCTcggacgccgccgcgacggcccaACCTTCATGTAGGTTCTCTCCTATCCTCTCCCTGCTTCCCCACCTAGTAGGAGTATCTCTGTGTCAGTCCTCAGTCCTCACCCTGCTGCTTCCAGTGAAATTAACAAGGGATAATTCGTTGCCACAGTGACTGGTGTAACCTTGACCGGTGCTCGCGCGTCAAGCCCTTCCGCTGCGGGGAGCTCGACTTCGAACAGCGCATCACCAACGCCCAGGCCGTCGCCGCAACAGGCAGCTGCAACTACAACAAGGGCAGGTACGCCCGCAAGGAGGACGCCATTCTCCAGGCCCTTAACATTGAGAGGGAGCGTGCACTGGAGCCGGCAAGCAAGACCTACCTTCATGGGGGCACCTGCTCGCTCAACCCCAAAATTGAAATGCCCAACGGACAAGTAAAAGATGCTGCAGCAAAGGGTCCTTCTACCACCATCCATTCACTGCCACtaccgctgccgctgctgccaccTCCGCCCAAGAGGAAGCGCAAGACGCCCTATGACTCTGAGGATGATGCGCCCAAAGGGTCCCGCCGTATGAGAGACCTCAGGGATATCGGATCCAAGACTGTTCCCCCAATGGACTCCCCCCATGCTGGTACAATCTCTGTTCCCAAGTATGATGATCTGCCTAATGTTGGCCAGGTGAAAACAAGTGTGCAGTCTCATGCCTCCACAAAGAGGAAGCATGCAGCTGCGCACCAGGACCAACCCTATGGAGTCCCAAGGAAGAAGGATAGGTCCCGTCCACTATCAGAGCTCTGCAACGGAGACATGTGGAATGGTTCCAGACCAAATGGCCACAAGGCTGATGAACATTTCTTGGGTGCAGCTACTTGTTCAAGCAGCTCATCAGGCACTTCAACCTTGGATTCTTCATTGGAGACGACCAGCTGCCATCGCCGCGCCGCATTCAAAACagatcaagcaaagggcaccgAGATATCCTGCATGAGCAGGctattcactgatgattttcATCATAGGGATGATTTTGTCGAAACTCCACTTGCTGGAAGAAGCATCTTGGAACCAGGTAAACATGCTATGCTATTTATATTTTCGGGTAGCAAATTCTTGGATAGTAATACCATGTCATCTAACAGTGGCAATTGTCGTTTAGGTCATCTAACTAGATGCATGAGCATAGGTGACTACTTGTTTAACTTCAATAGTTTTTGGAACATGCACACAGCACTTGTATGATTGGATAGTTATACTGCTAATTTGATATCCCTGGTGCTCTTACCTCCAGCCTATGTGTTTTGTTATGGGGTCATCTTTACCATATGGCAGTTTTCTTGCGCCCAAAATCTCACTGAGCTAAGTATAGGGAGCGTGGAGATCATCAGGCCTGCCTGCAGTTGCCCTTTTAAATATTGCTGACCTGAATCGTAACTCTCTGCTGATCATAGTATATTGACATAAAGTAATGTATAAAACTGATTTAACATTTTCTGATAGATAGATTTTTTATTGCTCGGTATACAGCATATTGCTGACCTGAATCATACTACTATCTGCTGATCATAGTACATTGACATACAGTAATGTATAAAACTGATTTAACATTTTCTGTGAAATACATAGATTGCTCAGTATACAGTATTTGATGCCTTACTTGTTCTTAGATGCACTGTGGTCTCTTGACATCTTATCTTCTGAGTTCCTGGCATATGCAATGTTTTCTTCCTGTTTCTGAACTTCTAAAGAATGCAATACTTATCAACTGATTTTTCACCAGATCATTTGCAGAAATATCAACCTTGTGGTTTGGCAAAGCACCCTACCTGGAAACATAATAAGCAAGCTAATGGCTGCAGCAAAGTTGTGAAATGTGACCGCAAAAATATTAAGATGAGAAGCATAAGCTCTGTTGATCAGGAGGGCTACAACAGGACAAAAGACTCTGATAAGCACGAGCATCACAAAGCAAGGACAGTAAAGCACAAAGCACCAAGAGATGAGGTTGTCCTTTTGGAGAAAAGGCTGGACAAGCGTTCTTTGAACAAGCCCTCTGGAGATGATACTAAAATGCATATCGCCATGATTCCTACTGATTCGGATTGCGTTGGTGCAGTTGAGCAGCAATGTTCTAAAAGAAAGCGTGATCCTGAAGAGTCATCAGAAACCATAAGCAACCGTTCAAATTGTGATAGTGGTTCAATATCATCTCTGGTGTTTGAGCTGCCTCTACAAGTATTGCCGCCCCAAAAGAAAGCACTGGATCCTGAAAGATGCCGTGCAGTGAAGCCAATCAAGACACTGCATTTGAATTCCACCCTTTGTAACGTGGAGTTGAGTGTCCTGGGGAGCAGCAACAATGGGCGCCGTGTGCCCCTTGTTTCTCTAATGAGTAAGTGGAATGGTAAGCCCGTTGTGGGGTATCCAGTCTCCGTCGaggtctgtgatgatgtgtTTGGCTGTCCTTTATCAAGTGGAGGTGAGCAGCAGGCAGTTACAAGCAGCATGGATGGAATAATGCTGAAGAGGGACGAAACAAAGGGCCTGCAATGCCTTGTGCCACCATCACCACAGGCATGCCGGGCGAAACCCAAGAGCCGCAGCAGAAAGCCCTCGGAGAAAGATGTGGACAAGTTGTGGCAGCCGCACACGAAAAAGCCAGCGTCCTCGTCAAGAAAGATGCGGAGGCTTTCCTCGTTTGCTTCGGGTCAGAGAGATGGTGAGGACAGGAAGTCAGCTGTCGGGAAAGTTTCTGGAGCAACCATCGCGTGCATCCCGCTCCGAGTTGTTTTCAGTAGGATCAATGAAGCCCTAAGCTTCCCAGTTAAATGAGGATACCCAGGCTGCTGAGTCGGCTGCCTGGGAGATGCTGACGGGGCCTCCGGTAGTAGGTGTTGTTGTACGCATGCCTGTTGTGGCCATAGCGTTGGGAGAACGCTTGGTGTGGCCTAGTAGCATGGTGATGGATGTATCATGTGGTTTTGTTTTGAGCCACATCACATTAGAGGTAGTAGAAGGGCTGTGCTGAGGCACCCCCGGGCAGCTTAAAACAACATTTGGTGATGGGCACATGATCTGACGGCGGAAGCAAATAACTAGTGTAGCTTCTCTATCTTGTTTGGAAATCTGCTTCTAGTGTTGGTGATGCATCGCTGTGCTGTACTTGCATGCAGCAGGCGCTCTGAGCCTTCCTGTGCTGGTGCAGCCCAGCTGCAGTCTTTGGAAATCGAATTAGTGACCTTTTACTTGTTTTGTTACTGCTGTCATTTGAattccctccccccccccccccccccccccccccccccccagtttTCTTACGTTGGGCTGCACTGGGCTGTATGATCGTGGGTTGTGCCCAAGAGCCCAAAACATTATCAGTCGGCACAAGGACGCTCTGATGAAATGAATTAATTAGTCAGTCTGAAAACCCCATTCCGGGATTCCTTCCTTGCGTGAGGAGCGAGGGAGGCGGCGATAGTAAAGCAAAAGTAAATTCCAGTGCAAAACGACTCGTTACATTTCACTGATGTCGACCCTCCGCCCGAAGCCGAATGTATCGCTCGCTCTGATCGATCGCAGCGTGCGTGATTATTGGTACGGTGTGGACAAGCATCCATCATCTGCTTGCGTCTAAGCATGCACAATGGATCTGTGGATGTGGGCGGCCATGGCACTCCCTGTCACTCAGGGATTACACTGCACGTCAGGGGGGCAAGGCAAATGAACTGTCTCCACGCTGCACGCAATAGCAACCAGACTGCATGCCTGCAAAAACGAAAGATCATCTATCTAACCTGGCCTCCCATCCCCACCCTCATCAGCCCATTAATCAGCTTTCATTTTAATATATACGCTTACTTTATCTACGGTTGGTTGCTTCGTACTCACCTTCGAATCGAAATATATGCTGTTTAGGACATCTTCTATAAAGTGAAGctttaaccaataatttatACGAACTTATAATGTGTAAATTTTTTAATGATAATATGAAATATATTAAGAGTatttttcatgatgaatctatGAGTGTCTTATATGCTAATTTTTtgggaaaaagaagaagttaTATTTGATAGTTAGAGTTTTCAAAAGTTTGGCCGCAAAAGTCCACTTCAAAGAACAGACAGGGCTTAACCAAGGTGATTGTATTACGGCACGGCAACAGGAAGGAAACCGATTACGTAGTTACGCACAACACAAGGAGGAGGTGCGTCCGATACGACGGTACGTATAAAAGCAGGCCGGGGCGTTGTACCACTCCCTGACTTGGCTTGCGCACATCGAACTCAAGTACTCAACCGCCCCCCCACGACTTGCCTTCCCTGCCCGGCTTTCTTTCTGATTCTAGCCGGCAGGCACGCAGGCAGGCAGGAACTAGGAAGCCAtccatggcgacggcgacgactcgcctccgctgcctcctcctcctcttcctcgtgcagctcctcctgctgctctcCGCGGCAGCCGGCGCCCGGTGGCAGGACTTCCTCCGGCTGCCGTCGGAGGGcggcgatgccgccgccgggacCAGGTGGGCGGTCCTCATCGCCGGCTCCAACGGATACTACAACTACCGCCATCAGGCAAGTTTTACCTGCCAATTATTCCTGCCACTCGTAGTAGATGTGTCTCAGCTTCGATCCCCATCTGCAGCAACTGTAGAATAAGTATCGCTTAATTTGGAATATAAACAAGAACTAGTTCGCGGGGGAACTGAAGAATTCTATTTTTTAAATTATATATGAACACTCAAAGTACAAGTACAGTTCAATATCATTTATTCTGCACGCAATTGATTCAATAATTTCAAGTTGTATGGGATGTCATTGGCGATCTGTTTGATTCAATTCAATTCTATTCATGGCAAGCGGTGGCGTGCCATGAGTAGAATTCTATTCAATTCAACTTCCATTTGCAAGCCAAATGAAGCAAGCCCACCAGCGTGCAGTAATCTATTCAATTCAATCTTCATTGCTCGATCCGTTGCACATGCAATTCTTGTGTGGTGGTTTAACCGCAAGCGGTTGCGTGTACGCGCTGCGAAGAATTGACCTGCATCTCCCTCGGTGCTCCCAACCGGCCGATGAACAGGCGGACGTGTGCCACGCGTACCAGATCATGAAGAAGGGCGGGCTCAAGGACGAGAACATCATCGTCTTCATGTACGACGACATCGCCAGCAGCCCCGACAACCCCCGGCCGGGCGTCATCATCAACCACCCGTCCGGTGGCGACGTGTACGCCGGGGTGCCCAAGGACTACACGGGCGAGGACGTCACCGTCAACAACTTCCTCGCGGTCCTTCTCGGGAACAGGTCCGCcgtctccggcggcagcggcaaggtCGTCGCCAGCGGACCCGGCGACCACGTCTTCGTCTACTACAGCGACCACGGCGGGCCGGGCGTCCTCGGCATGCCCTCCGGCGACTACCTGTACGCCAAGGACCTGGTGGGGGCCCTCGAGCGGAAGCACGACGCCGGCGGGTACAGGAGCCTGGTGTTCTACCTGGAGGCGTGCGAGTCCGGGAGCATCTTCGAGGGCCTCCTGCCGGAGGGCATCAACGTGTACGCCACCACGGCGGCCAACGCCGAGGAGAGCAGCTGGGGCACCTACTGCCCCGGCGACGACCAGGGCCCGCCCCCCGAGTTCGACACCTGCCTCGGTGACCTCTACAGCGTCGCCTGGATGGAGGACAGCGACGTGCACAACCTGCGCACCGAGTCGCTGAAGCAGCAGTACGAGGTGGTGAAGGACAGGACGTCGGCGCACGGCACCTACAGCCTGGGCTCCCATGTCATGCAGTACGGCGACCAGAGCCTCAACGGCCAGAGCCTTTACCAGTTCATCGGCACCGACCCGGCCAACGACAACGCCACGTTCGGCCGGGACAACTCGCTGCGCCGCCGGTCCTCCGGCACCGTCAACCAGCGCGACGCCGACCTCGTCTACTTCTGGCAGAAGTACAAGAAGTCGGCGGAGGGGACGCCGGAGAAGGCGGAGGCCCGGAAGCGGCTGCTGCAGGTGATGTCCCGGCGGTCCCGCGTGGACAGCAGCATGGAGCTGATCGGCAGCCTCCTCTTCGGCTCCGACGAAGGCCCCAAGGTCCTCGGCGCCGTCCGGCCGGCGGGGCAGCCGCTGGCCGACGACTGGGACTGCCTCAAGGCCATGGTGCACGCGTACGAGGCGCAGTGCGGCCCGCTCAAGCAGTACGGGATGAAGCACATGCGCTCCTTCGCCAACATCTGCAacgccggcgtcggcgaggacGCCATGGCCAAGGTAGCGTCCcaggcctgcgccgccgcccgttgACCACATGTCTTGTCTCGTTCTGCCTCCTTCGAATTCACCTATTCACGGTGTGCGTgcgtatatatatagtactgcGCTAAGATGTGGATACACGGATGTCGCTGGCACTTTGTGTGCAGTCACTGTAAAACTGTAAATAATTCACACTGAACTGGACGTTTGGAAACATAATGAACTTGAAAGAAAGGTGTTCGctaattctttctttctttcttgaagCAGCCAGGTGTTCAGTAATTCTCAGCTGCTAGTTTCCATTTTCGTTTATTtaagctgtttttttttcctatactgTCTCCACCAATTTCCCCCCTTTTGGCTCTGATACCTGCAGCGGTCTGGGTGGTTTGCCCTGTGCCATCACACTCGCATCAACAAAAGGATAGGTGGCACGAGCAATATACAGCTCACTTGCAAATTTTACAAACATAATAACAGGCTGGGATCGCAATCGAAAGTTTTCATTAGATTCTGGCCATGGAAATGCACAGATCGATCTGAAACGCCACATGCATCTTTTCTAGTCTAGTTCATCAGGTCGTCGTCTCCATCTTCGCTTGAGACCTCACATAGCAGCTTCTGTCCCTTGACTAGCTCGCAAACATCcctggaaaaaagaagaagcaatttACAAATCAGAGTCGCATGCATGTCCAATACTAGCAGCTGGTAGCATCAGTACAATAGTAAGGTCCCGTTTGGCACAGCTCTTGGCTCGTGAAAAAACAGCTCTGGCTCTGGCTCGTATGGAAAAGCAGCTCTTCTGGCTCTGGCTCTGTACAAAAATATTTGGCAAAACAGCTTCTCCTAGTGTAAAGAAGATatcaaatgtccaaaatacccttatattttttttctcttctctttttcttttttctcttcatttttcttttctttttctttctttttttttctttccttatccccttcttttctttttccctcccctctccttaTCCGATCGGCCGCTCCTCTCCTATCCACTCACCCgctcccccctctccctccctccctccctcccccctctctctctctctctctctcgggcGGAGCAGGAGGCTAGCCACGGAGCCGGCGGGGCGGCACAGGAGGCTGCCGGCGGGGCGGAGCATGGAGTCCAGCTGCCTCGACCGCGCCTGCGTGCCGCCAGCTGCCCTGACCGCGCCTGCGCGCCGCCAGCTGCCCCGATCGTGCCTGgccccatggccgccgccgcgtcgcgccgTCTGCGACAGCTGCGGCCCCGCAATGGCGCCGtccactgctcctcctcccgggaCAAAGATGGAAAATGAGATGTTGGGATGAGGAGAAGCCAGTATGAGCCGCTATTTTTAGCTTCTCCCCGTGGAGAAGTGTAGAGAGCGGGATTTTAGGGGCTTTTGCCGGCTTCCTCTTGTGAGCCATTTTGGTTTTATCCGTTTGGCACGGCTTCATCAAAAGCCGCTCGAGAAGCTGCTCGATGAGCCGTTCCAAAGGGGCCCTAGTAGTAGTACACGTACCCGAGGAGTTGCTTCAAGGCGACACCTTGATGGCGCAGTCCCGGCCAGAGGCCGGCAAGAATGCTCCTCATTAGGCCATGTGCCTCCTCCTTGGTTATCGTCCTGATCTTTTCGGGTATTATTCTCGGCATCTCGCCGTAGgcgagctcgacggcgacgctGGAGAGGCGGCCGACACTGTGGACGCGCACCTCGCAGGCCCAGCACACGCGACACGACAGCACCCGCAGCTTGGGCGTCCGCAGGTGGACGGACGAGTAGACGATGTGGCCGGCGCGAGGGTACGGGGTCCTCCGGTACATCGTCCACTGGGGCTAGCCCCGGCGCAACGGGGTGCTGTAAGCGCGGCACGACATGTGGAGCGTGGTGagctcgtcggcgtcgacggTGATCGAGCCCGGGCGCCCCGCGTCGTCCACGGTGACGTTGGTGACGCGGAGGTGCTTGAGCCGCGGCATGGCGGCGGACGAGACGGCCatgccggagccggcggcgagcgTGCAGTCGGCAATGCTCAGGTCCTCCAAGGACGGAAAGCCGAGCCCGGCGAGGGTGTCCCACCGGAGCGTCAGCCGCGCCTCCAGCGCGAACGTCTTGAGCGAGCTGACGCCGGCGCCGTGGATGGTCGGGAGCCGGATCGCGAAATCCGACGTCCACAGCGTCAGCTCGGCCGTGCTCGGGGGCACTTCCAGGGAccaggcgccgccggcgccgccctcggGCAACCCTTTGTCGGTGCACTCGGCGCAGACCTCCAGGGCGGGCGCGTCGGCGAGCTCGATGAGCCTGGCCATGCACTCGCGCTGCGCTGGCACGTCGGCCCCGTAGACGACACGGAGCCTctggacgcggcggcgccggcgcagcaTGCGCTCCATGCTGTgcgtggcgccggcgccgc harbors:
- the LOC117848960 gene encoding uncharacterized protein; protein product: MGGLPKEEEEEDASEPEGAPEVDVSAEGTLVWLRRPNGSWWPSIVISPEDVPSACTAPPRCGATPIMLLGRRRDGPTFIDWCNLDRCSRVKPFRCGELDFEQRITNAQAVAATGSCNYNKGRYARKEDAILQALNIERERALEPASKTYLHGGTCSLNPKIEMPNGQVKDAAAKGPSTTIHSLPLPLPLLPPPPKRKRKTPYDSEDDAPKGSRRMRDLRDIGSKTVPPMDSPHAGTISVPKYDDLPNVGQVKTSVQSHASTKRKHAAAHQDQPYGVPRKKDRSRPLSELCNGDMWNGSRPNGHKADEHFLGAATCSSSSSGTSTLDSSLETTSCHRRAAFKTDQAKGTEISCMSRLFTDDFHHRDDFVETPLAGRSILEPDHLQKYQPCGLAKHPTWKHNKQANGCSKVVKCDRKNIKMRSISSVDQEGYNRTKDSDKHEHHKARTVKHKAPRDEVVLLEKRLDKRSLNKPSGDDTKMHIAMIPTDSDCVGAVEQQCSKRKRDPEESSETISNRSNCDSGSISSLVFELPLQVLPPQKKALDPERCRAVKPIKTLHLNSTLCNVELSVLGSSNNGRRVPLVSLMSKWNGKPVVGYPVSVEVCDDVFGCPLSSGGEQQAVTSSMDGIMLKRDETKGLQCLVPPSPQACRAKPKSRSRKPSEKDVDKLWQPHTKKPASSSRKMRRLSSFASGQRDGEDRKSAVGKVSGATIACIPLRVVFSRINEALSFPVK
- the LOC117847121 gene encoding vacuolar-processing enzyme, with product MATATTRLRCLLLLFLVQLLLLLSAAAGARWQDFLRLPSEGGDAAAGTRWAVLIAGSNGYYNYRHQADVCHAYQIMKKGGLKDENIIVFMYDDIASSPDNPRPGVIINHPSGGDVYAGVPKDYTGEDVTVNNFLAVLLGNRSAVSGGSGKVVASGPGDHVFVYYSDHGGPGVLGMPSGDYLYAKDLVGALERKHDAGGYRSLVFYLEACESGSIFEGLLPEGINVYATTAANAEESSWGTYCPGDDQGPPPEFDTCLGDLYSVAWMEDSDVHNLRTESLKQQYEVVKDRTSAHGTYSLGSHVMQYGDQSLNGQSLYQFIGTDPANDNATFGRDNSLRRRSSGTVNQRDADLVYFWQKYKKSAEGTPEKAEARKRLLQVMSRRSRVDSSMELIGSLLFGSDEGPKVLGAVRPAGQPLADDWDCLKAMVHAYEAQCGPLKQYGMKHMRSFANICNAGVGEDAMAKVASQACAAAR